The following are encoded in a window of Pedobacter cryoconitis genomic DNA:
- a CDS encoding ribonucleoside-diphosphate reductase subunit alpha, which translates to MFVEKRDGRKEAVRFDKITARIEKLCYGFNVELVDPIDVAKKVIEGLYDGVTTSELDNLAAETAASLTTKHPDYALLASRIAVSNLHKNTTKSFSKTMEMLYRYIDPKTEKSASLIAEDVWEVIQENADLLDSTIIYDRDFGFDYFGFKTLEKSYLLKINGEIVERPQHLFMRVSVGIHKGDIDSVIATYNLMSERWFTHATPTLFNAATPKPQMSSCFLLSMQDDSIEGIYDTLKQTAKISQSAGGIGLSIHNVRATGSYISGTNGTSNGIVPMLKVFNDTARYVDQGGGKRKGAFAIYLEPWHADVFAFLDLRKNHGKEEMRARDLFYALWVCDLFMQRVEENGEWSLFCPHEAPGLAECWGEEFNALYTRYEKEGRARKTIKAQELWFAILDSQIETGTPYLLYKDAANGKSNQQNLGTIKSSNLCTEIIEYTSKDEVAVCNLASLALPRYVINGEFDHQKLYDVTYQATLNLNKIIDYNFYPVEEARNSNMRHRPVGLGVQGLADAFILMRLPFESEGARELNKEIFETIYFAAMTASHDLAVKDGAYETFKGSPLSKGKFQFDLWNVTPSSNRWDWESLRKKVVKDGVRNSLLVAPMPTASTSQILGNNECFEPYTSNIYTRRVLSGEFIVVNKHLLKDLVALGLWTPAMKDRIILANGSIQDIAEIPDYIKELYKTVWEIKMRSIIDMAADRGAYICQSQSLNLFINAPNTSKLTSMHFYAWKKGLKTGMYYLRTQAASQAVKFTVENQAGKNMEPVIPEHIEQVVEEITDGPVCSMEEGCISCSG; encoded by the coding sequence ATGTTTGTAGAAAAAAGAGATGGTCGCAAAGAAGCGGTGCGGTTTGATAAGATCACTGCCCGGATCGAAAAGTTATGTTATGGCTTTAATGTGGAACTTGTTGATCCTATAGATGTAGCCAAGAAAGTAATTGAAGGATTGTATGACGGTGTTACAACCTCAGAATTAGATAATCTTGCTGCTGAGACTGCTGCCTCTTTAACCACAAAACACCCGGACTATGCTTTATTAGCTTCTAGAATAGCCGTATCAAATTTGCATAAGAATACCACGAAGTCGTTTTCAAAGACGATGGAGATGTTATATAGATATATAGACCCTAAAACTGAAAAATCAGCTTCTTTAATCGCTGAAGATGTTTGGGAAGTTATTCAGGAAAATGCTGATTTATTAGACAGCACAATCATCTATGACCGTGACTTTGGTTTCGATTACTTTGGTTTCAAGACCCTTGAAAAATCGTACCTGCTAAAAATTAATGGTGAAATCGTAGAACGTCCGCAGCATTTATTTATGCGTGTTTCTGTAGGAATTCACAAAGGTGATATTGATAGTGTAATTGCTACCTATAACCTGATGAGTGAGCGTTGGTTTACCCATGCTACACCAACGTTGTTTAATGCAGCAACACCAAAACCTCAAATGTCATCTTGCTTCTTATTATCTATGCAGGATGATAGTATCGAAGGAATTTATGATACTTTAAAACAAACTGCCAAAATCTCACAGAGTGCAGGTGGTATTGGATTGAGTATTCACAACGTAAGAGCTACAGGTTCTTATATCAGCGGAACAAACGGAACCAGTAATGGTATCGTACCCATGTTAAAAGTATTCAATGATACTGCACGTTATGTAGATCAGGGTGGAGGTAAACGTAAGGGTGCTTTCGCAATCTATTTAGAGCCCTGGCATGCTGACGTATTCGCTTTCCTTGATTTGCGTAAAAATCACGGTAAAGAAGAAATGCGCGCACGTGACTTGTTCTATGCACTTTGGGTTTGCGATTTATTTATGCAGCGTGTTGAAGAAAACGGCGAATGGAGCCTTTTCTGTCCACATGAAGCACCAGGATTGGCAGAATGCTGGGGAGAAGAATTTAACGCGTTATATACACGTTACGAAAAAGAAGGCCGTGCCCGTAAAACGATCAAAGCACAGGAATTATGGTTCGCTATCCTGGATTCACAAATTGAAACCGGTACACCATACTTGTTGTACAAAGATGCTGCGAACGGTAAATCTAATCAGCAGAACTTAGGGACTATCAAAAGTTCTAACTTATGTACAGAGATCATCGAGTATACCTCTAAAGATGAAGTTGCAGTATGTAACTTAGCTTCACTGGCCTTACCGAGATATGTTATCAATGGAGAATTTGACCACCAGAAATTATATGATGTAACTTATCAGGCTACTTTAAACCTGAATAAGATCATTGATTATAACTTTTATCCGGTAGAAGAAGCGAGAAACTCTAATATGCGCCACAGACCAGTTGGTTTAGGTGTACAAGGGCTTGCAGATGCATTTATCTTAATGCGTTTACCTTTTGAAAGCGAAGGCGCAAGAGAACTGAACAAAGAAATTTTTGAAACTATTTACTTTGCTGCAATGACTGCTTCGCATGATCTTGCTGTTAAAGACGGAGCTTACGAAACTTTCAAAGGTTCTCCTTTATCAAAAGGTAAATTCCAGTTTGATCTTTGGAACGTAACACCATCGAGTAACCGTTGGGATTGGGAATCATTGCGTAAAAAAGTAGTTAAAGACGGTGTACGTAACTCTTTATTGGTTGCACCAATGCCTACAGCTTCGACTTCTCAGATTTTAGGGAACAATGAATGTTTTGAACCTTATACTTCAAACATCTATACAAGACGTGTATTGAGCGGTGAATTCATCGTGGTTAACAAACACTTACTTAAAGATTTAGTTGCTTTAGGTTTATGGACGCCAGCAATGAAAGACAGAATTATTTTAGCTAACGGTTCTATCCAGGACATCGCTGAAATACCTGATTATATCAAAGAATTGTATAAAACAGTTTGGGAAATTAAAATGCGTAGTATCATTGATATGGCTGCCGATCGTGGTGCTTATATCTGCCAGTCGCAATCCCTTAACTTGTTTATCAACGCTCCTAATACTTCTAAACTGACTTCAATGCACTTCTATGCATGGAAGAAAGGTTTGAAAACAGGAATGTATTACCTGCGTACTCAGGCTGCATCACAAGCGGTGAAATTCACTGTAGAAAACCAGGCTGGTAAAAACATGGAACCTGTAATTCCTGAACATATTGAGCAGGTGGTTGAAGAAATCACTGATGGCCCGGTCTGTTCTATGGAAGAAGGCTGTATCAGCTGCTCAGGATAA
- a CDS encoding ribonucleoside-diphosphate reductase small subunit yields MEEEVLLKENKDRFVLLPIKYPAIWEMYKKSEASFWTAEEIDLSDDQKHWDNLNDGERHFISHILAFFSASDGIVNENLAVNFMSEVQLPEARCFYGFQIMMENIHSETYALLIDTYIKDEAEKDRLFHAIDTVPCVKRKAEWALRWIDGGNFAERLVAFAAVEGIFFSGSFCSIFWLKKRGLMPGLTFSNELISRDEGMHCEFACLLYKMLKNKLSQEAVHGIIKDAVEIEKEFVTDALPVALIGMNAKLMSQYIEFVADRWSSELGYDKIYNATNPFDFMEMISLQGKTNFFEKRVGDYQKSGVLTSSEDKASAFSLDDDF; encoded by the coding sequence ATGGAAGAAGAAGTATTACTGAAAGAGAACAAAGATCGCTTTGTACTTTTGCCGATTAAATATCCGGCAATCTGGGAAATGTACAAAAAGAGTGAAGCTAGTTTTTGGACGGCCGAAGAGATTGATCTATCTGATGATCAGAAACACTGGGATAATCTTAATGATGGAGAGCGCCATTTCATCTCTCATATCCTGGCATTTTTCTCAGCCAGTGACGGAATTGTGAATGAGAACCTTGCAGTCAACTTTATGAGTGAAGTCCAGTTGCCAGAAGCACGTTGCTTTTATGGTTTCCAGATTATGATGGAAAACATCCACTCTGAAACTTATGCTTTATTGATTGATACTTATATCAAGGATGAAGCAGAAAAAGACAGACTGTTCCACGCTATTGACACTGTACCTTGTGTAAAAAGAAAAGCAGAATGGGCATTGCGCTGGATCGACGGAGGAAACTTCGCGGAACGTCTGGTAGCTTTTGCAGCTGTAGAAGGTATTTTCTTCAGCGGAAGTTTCTGTTCAATTTTCTGGTTGAAGAAACGTGGTTTAATGCCCGGATTGACCTTCAGCAATGAGCTGATCTCAAGAGACGAAGGTATGCACTGTGAATTTGCCTGCCTGCTTTACAAAATGCTGAAAAATAAACTTTCTCAGGAAGCAGTTCATGGTATCATCAAAGATGCCGTTGAAATAGAAAAAGAATTTGTGACAGATGCACTGCCAGTTGCACTGATCGGTATGAATGCCAAACTAATGTCTCAGTATATCGAATTTGTGGCCGACAGATGGTCGAGCGAACTGGGATATGACAAAATATATAACGCTACTAATCCGTTTGACTTCATGGAGATGATCTCCTTGCAGGGAAAAACCAACTTCTTTGAGAAACGTGTTGGGGATTACCAGAAAAGTGGGGTGTTGACGTCTTCAGAAGACAAAGCTTCGGCTTTCTCTCTGGATGATGATTTTTAA
- a CDS encoding septal ring lytic transglycosylase RlpA family protein has protein sequence MRYCLLLLSIFLFLQVDAQGDTTALDSTALDGSTLIKTGMATYYHRKFEGKRTTSGAKYRRSKLTAAHRSLPFGTIVTVTNVATGKSVDVEINDRGPFTKRYIIDVSEQAAKDLGFFRKGQSKVKISYDKSS, from the coding sequence ATGAGATATTGTTTGCTTTTATTGAGTATATTCTTGTTCTTGCAAGTTGACGCACAGGGAGATACTACAGCACTGGACAGTACAGCTTTAGACGGTTCAACGCTAATAAAAACAGGAATGGCAACCTATTATCATAGGAAGTTTGAAGGCAAAAGAACTACCAGCGGAGCCAAATACCGGCGAAGCAAATTAACAGCCGCTCACCGTTCACTTCCCTTTGGTACGATCGTAACTGTCACCAACGTCGCGACGGGAAAATCAGTAGATGTGGAAATCAATGACAGAGGCCCTTTTACAAAAAGATATATTATTGATGTTTCAGAACAAGCTGCCAAAGACCTCGGTTTTTTTAGAAAAGGACAGTCCAAAGTGAAAATCAGCTACGATAAATCCTCTTAA
- a CDS encoding methionine-R-sulfoxide reductase codes for MKTIISKSILIAGLVCICSLMACAQKQQKESPSKTTGKMEWNKLTAEEEDVIVHKGTEYPGTGTLLKNTAKGTYTCKRCNAALYRSESKFESSCGWPSFDDEIKGAVIRIPDADGSRTEIVCANCKAHLGHVFLGEGFTAKNTRNCVNSISMNFVPDK; via the coding sequence ATGAAAACGATCATTAGTAAATCGATATTAATAGCCGGGCTTGTTTGCATTTGCAGCTTGATGGCCTGTGCGCAGAAACAACAAAAAGAATCACCTTCAAAAACCACCGGAAAAATGGAATGGAATAAATTAACCGCAGAAGAAGAAGATGTAATTGTGCACAAAGGCACAGAATATCCAGGAACTGGAACATTATTGAAAAACACAGCTAAAGGTACTTATACCTGCAAACGGTGCAATGCAGCCCTTTACCGTTCGGAATCAAAATTTGAATCCTCATGCGGCTGGCCGAGCTTTGATGACGAGATTAAAGGCGCAGTAATCAGGATCCCTGACGCAGATGGATCACGTACCGAAATCGTCTGTGCAAACTGTAAAGCACACCTTGGACACGTGTTCCTGGGTGAAGGATTTACAGCAAAAAATACAAGAAACTGTGTGAACTCAATTTCAATGAATTTTGTTCCCGATAAATAG
- the sucD gene encoding succinate--CoA ligase subunit alpha — MSVLVNKDSKVIVQGFTGNEGTYHASQMIEYGTDVVGGVTPGKGGQTHLDRPVFNTVKDAVDQAGANVSIIFVPPAFAADAIMEAAEAGIKVIVCITEGIPTKDMIQVKEYITGRDCRLIGPNCPGVITADEAKVGIMPGFIFKKGTVGVVSKSGTLTYEAVDQVVKAGLGITTAIGIGGDPIIGTTTKEAVELLMNDPETEGIIMIGEIGGGMEAEAALWIKEHGTKPVVGFIAGQTAPAGRKMGHAGAIVGGVDDTAAAKMKIMAECGIRVVESPAEIGEAMAELLKK, encoded by the coding sequence ATGAGTGTTTTAGTAAATAAAGATTCAAAAGTAATTGTACAAGGTTTTACCGGAAATGAAGGTACTTACCATGCTTCACAAATGATAGAATACGGAACTGACGTAGTTGGCGGGGTTACACCTGGTAAAGGCGGACAAACTCATTTAGACAGACCGGTTTTTAACACGGTTAAAGATGCGGTTGATCAAGCTGGAGCTAATGTATCTATTATCTTTGTTCCACCTGCTTTTGCCGCAGATGCCATTATGGAAGCTGCTGAAGCTGGAATAAAAGTTATTGTATGTATTACTGAAGGTATCCCTACAAAGGATATGATTCAGGTTAAAGAATATATTACTGGAAGAGATTGCCGTTTAATCGGTCCTAACTGCCCGGGTGTTATTACTGCTGATGAAGCTAAAGTTGGTATCATGCCAGGTTTTATCTTCAAAAAAGGTACAGTAGGTGTTGTTTCTAAATCAGGAACATTAACTTATGAAGCAGTTGACCAGGTAGTGAAAGCAGGTTTAGGTATCACTACAGCAATCGGTATTGGTGGAGATCCAATTATCGGTACAACTACTAAAGAAGCTGTTGAATTGTTAATGAATGATCCTGAAACTGAAGGTATCATCATGATCGGTGAAATTGGTGGTGGTATGGAAGCTGAAGCTGCGCTTTGGATCAAAGAACATGGTACAAAACCAGTAGTAGGATTTATCGCCGGCCAGACTGCTCCTGCGGGACGTAAAATGGGCCATGCTGGTGCTATCGTTGGTGGTGTTGATGATACTGCTGCTGCTAAAATGAAAATTATGGCAGAATGCGGAATCCGTGTAGTAGAAAGTCCTGCTGAAATCGGTGAAGCTATGGCAGAATTATTGAAAAAATAA
- a CDS encoding ABC transporter ATP-binding protein: MSKITGDALNVGLLRRVFQYVKPYRSIFIWSVILTILLALIAPVRPFLIKYTLDNYILKGEHNGLVMMTMLMLFLLVVQSIIQYSHTLLTNTLGQSAIRDLRINVFNHITKLRLQYFDKTPIGQLITRTVSDLETISDIFSEGLIVIIGDILQVIAIIAVMFYADWELTVIVLLPMPLLIMATSIFQKSIKSAFQEIRTEVSNLNTYLQEHITGISIIQYFAREDQEFRKFKKINARYRDANIRSNWYYSIFFPVVEIISAMSLGLLVWYGAKSILAKPLDVTPGTIAEFILYISMLFRPIRELADKFNTLQMGMVGAERVFKVLDTKELTTNNGTYKPEKMAGNIKFDKVWFAYNDENYVLKNISFEVKAGQTVAMVGATGAGKSSTINILNRFYEIQKGEIKVDGVSINDYELNYLRNNIATVLQDVFLFSDTIFNNITLNNPAITMEEVVDAAQKVGAHDFIERLPGGYQYNVMERGATLSAGQAQLISFIRALVYNPSILVLDEATSSVDTETEMLIQTAIDKLMKGRTSIVIAHRLSTIQKADQIIVLDKGEIKEIGNHQELLKLDGYYKKLYDLQFHSVGIAK, encoded by the coding sequence ATGTCGAAAATCACAGGTGATGCGTTAAACGTTGGCTTATTGAGAAGAGTTTTTCAGTACGTCAAACCCTACCGCAGCATATTTATCTGGTCAGTTATTTTAACGATACTACTTGCACTGATTGCACCAGTAAGACCTTTCCTGATCAAATACACCCTGGATAACTATATCCTGAAAGGGGAGCACAACGGCCTGGTGATGATGACCATGCTCATGCTCTTTTTGCTGGTTGTACAAAGTATTATTCAATACAGCCACACGCTATTGACCAATACCCTGGGGCAGTCGGCTATCCGTGACCTGAGAATCAATGTATTTAATCATATCACTAAACTCAGGCTGCAATACTTTGATAAAACGCCGATCGGACAATTGATAACCCGTACAGTCTCAGATCTGGAAACTATCTCTGATATCTTTTCAGAAGGTCTGATTGTAATCATCGGTGATATCCTTCAGGTCATTGCCATTATTGCGGTCATGTTTTATGCAGACTGGGAATTAACGGTGATTGTGCTTTTACCGATGCCCCTGCTGATCATGGCGACTTCAATTTTCCAGAAATCTATTAAATCAGCCTTCCAGGAAATCAGAACCGAAGTATCCAATTTAAATACCTACCTGCAAGAACATATCACTGGTATTTCTATCATTCAATACTTTGCCAGAGAAGACCAGGAGTTTCGTAAATTCAAGAAAATCAATGCACGTTACCGCGATGCAAATATTCGTTCCAACTGGTATTACTCCATCTTCTTTCCAGTTGTAGAAATTATCTCTGCCATGTCACTAGGTCTTTTGGTGTGGTATGGTGCAAAAAGCATTCTGGCCAAACCCCTTGATGTTACACCCGGTACAATTGCCGAGTTTATCCTGTACATCAGTATGCTGTTCAGACCAATCCGTGAACTTGCTGATAAATTCAATACCCTGCAAATGGGAATGGTAGGGGCAGAGCGTGTATTTAAAGTGTTAGATACTAAAGAACTGACTACAAACAATGGTACTTACAAGCCGGAAAAGATGGCCGGTAATATTAAGTTCGATAAAGTCTGGTTTGCCTATAACGATGAAAATTACGTCTTAAAAAATATCTCTTTCGAAGTAAAGGCAGGGCAGACTGTGGCAATGGTTGGTGCAACGGGGGCAGGTAAATCGTCCACTATCAATATCCTGAACCGTTTCTACGAAATCCAGAAAGGAGAAATCAAAGTTGATGGTGTAAGTATCAATGACTATGAGCTAAACTATCTAAGGAATAATATTGCTACTGTACTACAGGACGTTTTCTTATTTTCTGATACAATTTTTAATAATATCACGCTAAATAACCCTGCCATAACTATGGAGGAAGTGGTTGATGCGGCTCAAAAAGTAGGTGCACACGATTTCATTGAGAGACTTCCCGGAGGTTATCAGTATAACGTAATGGAACGCGGAGCCACACTTTCTGCCGGACAAGCACAGCTAATTTCTTTTATCAGGGCATTAGTCTATAATCCTTCTATTCTTGTGCTTGATGAAGCGACTTCGTCTGTAGATACAGAAACTGAAATGCTGATTCAGACTGCAATTGATAAGCTGATGAAGGGCCGTACTTCCATTGTGATTGCACACCGTTTGTCAACTATACAGAAAGCTGATCAGATTATCGTACTGGATAAAGGAGAGATTAAAGAAATCGGTAACCACCAGGAGTTACTGAAACTTGACGGTTATTACAAAAAGCTGTACGATTTGCAGTTTCACTCCGTTGGTATCGCTAAATAA
- the truA gene encoding tRNA pseudouridine(38-40) synthase TruA, whose protein sequence is MLSGKKYFCITLNIQRFFIELAYDGTAYHGWQTQPNAITVQQELDRALTVFFRQPVETLGCGRTDAGVHASKFFAHADLQNVTEEAAANAVGSVNSLLPYPIAIKRIFKVSETAHARFDATARSYEYHFHFHKDPFKLNRSWLYKGKLDIEAMNIAAAQLLNYTDFTSFSKSNTSTATNNCKITEAYFRETDGGLIFTISADRFLRNMVRAIVGTLILIGKKEISLAQLEEIIGSKNRSNAGQSVPACGLYLVNVIYPFVN, encoded by the coding sequence TTGTTAAGCGGAAAAAAGTATTTTTGCATTACATTGAATATACAACGTTTTTTTATAGAATTAGCCTACGATGGAACAGCTTACCATGGATGGCAGACGCAGCCAAACGCGATCACTGTTCAGCAGGAACTGGACAGGGCATTAACCGTTTTCTTCAGGCAACCTGTTGAAACACTGGGCTGTGGCAGAACAGATGCCGGAGTTCACGCCAGTAAATTCTTTGCACACGCAGATTTGCAAAATGTAACAGAAGAAGCAGCTGCGAATGCCGTGGGAAGCGTAAATTCCCTTTTACCTTATCCCATTGCTATCAAAAGAATTTTTAAAGTATCAGAAACTGCACACGCACGTTTTGATGCCACAGCGAGATCTTACGAGTATCATTTTCATTTCCATAAAGACCCCTTTAAATTAAACCGTTCCTGGTTGTATAAAGGTAAACTGGATATTGAAGCCATGAATATTGCCGCTGCCCAGCTCCTGAACTATACAGATTTTACCAGCTTTAGCAAATCCAATACCTCTACGGCTACAAATAATTGTAAAATTACCGAGGCTTACTTCCGTGAAACCGATGGTGGTCTTATATTTACGATCTCAGCTGATCGTTTCCTGAGAAATATGGTGCGTGCCATTGTAGGTACGTTAATCCTGATCGGAAAAAAAGAAATCAGTCTGGCACAGCTGGAAGAAATTATAGGAAGTAAAAACCGGAGTAATGCCGGGCAGTCAGTACCTGCCTGTGGCCTTTACCTGGTCAATGTCATTTATCCTTTTGTAAACTAA
- a CDS encoding DUF4293 domain-containing protein has product MIQRVQSIWLFLAALTLFLLVILPVLIIHGAPGDLTFQIGGIYEKVNNISQKTESFTALFGATIAIGLLCLANIFTFKNRTLQKRIILLTIVLILALAAWATNYALHIPRISEGFTLSAGAYLPVLSLIFCALAIRGINKDDQLIRSADRLR; this is encoded by the coding sequence ATGATACAAAGGGTTCAATCCATCTGGTTATTTTTAGCAGCGCTTACGTTGTTTTTGTTAGTAATTCTTCCTGTTTTAATCATACATGGTGCTCCGGGAGATTTAACTTTCCAGATTGGTGGTATTTATGAAAAAGTAAATAATATCAGCCAGAAAACTGAATCCTTCACTGCGCTTTTCGGTGCAACAATTGCTATAGGCCTGCTTTGCCTGGCAAACATCTTCACTTTCAAAAACAGAACGCTACAGAAACGGATTATCCTGCTGACTATAGTTTTAATTCTGGCTTTAGCCGCATGGGCAACCAATTATGCGCTGCATATTCCAAGGATTTCAGAAGGATTTACTTTAAGTGCAGGCGCTTATTTACCTGTTCTTTCCCTGATTTTTTGTGCCCTTGCTATCAGAGGGATTAATAAGGATGATCAATTAATACGCTCTGCGGATAGATTAAGATAG